A window of the Linepithema humile isolate Giens D197 chromosome 4, Lhum_UNIL_v1.0, whole genome shotgun sequence genome harbors these coding sequences:
- the LOC105672516 gene encoding KAT8 regulatory NSL complex subunit 3 isoform X2, which translates to MLAAMAVTPSTSVGSTELPSPTTEISDENLNSFITYLNNLAGNYEMDVDVIVKDHCYARAWNWKPENVYVKPVKKLFFSKNTSASATYRKDEEINVEDVDSEMIPPIDFTRVQHMMDEFERLAIFARPEEDEDWEDKIDKTFWSPVQNRIFSKVTRVLSSERLSRLAKTDNAAESIFRRTSVDIAARRFRETLASTGWDWRLAQWLHNLLFEHLSHEYLAIYLDILQVLRLKIPQLIDKMIAVQPNINSKTGSITWETLGSLLKRSWDPIAPSLNGIKPKLPGNPILIIVPSGISPTVSSRQHKWITQLGTLGTVVTVHTHMGLAGNRMTMLVCMDQLVQATRAKIQDVRSDCPGRPIILVGFNTGSALACQVAQMEHVTAVTCIGFPFATAEGQRGAPDDTLMDIRCPIMFIIGQNATLVRADDLEDLRQRIQVQTSLVVVGTADDHLRISTTKKVLEGITQSMVDKCILDEIGDFIGSILLQPHPLPLRPTITTNGDNKTKKESHKRRNSTSSSVESEPNSPVTKKSRPNSPVSSALSAGTNTASSSTSKISSLNTQSNLVQVSGQQTNHSSTIRRKRPTSNQKNQFAEHMKTSKLPGQTNINAENGITLNIGTLASLAPIGPIRLAPTTVSQSPPKASKSSTTPSKVPKIISNVALQGIPKMKTIVSSNKPYSNMISSNYRQVNIPDKNGDAKLVNIFTTGNQIRVNTSSGAGSGKSTATSGTLSNLLQNGKSTIALASASSARVSSTSSILLTTTSSPANSIPPSTSTVAKAMEEMGMCGDSHLLDISKLAHLPRQAAASNNTDNSHSTPCGNIVIVENSLHNRSAPSSVIVPFNSQSTGSILPLSNKLKISHKSIKTMPKITVNANNLQRLQKGKPQGVQKKSIANEIDDDLGNILDIPIIFAKDDDNLSNIDKIPVVTQTTLAKEAQERPKLNTTKVVLISNKQDKLQQTPNKIGAAPAQAVICPNMPVQNLNQLILQTRAQSSGVLAKNRIGMAMENRLVQPTVKYTKIILAKRNPQSLQQTERSEQLVATRTVEDIGAPKILTFEKDEHRYVQAQPSKAASVCDPLTENNPLTDNVLEIEDAIKTNIIERKYLSAPAIDAMSLATLDDDDCDILNETKLDEKVDLEQSTLDNANEMQT; encoded by the exons atgCTAGCAGCCATGGCTGTGACACCATCAACTTCTGTAGGTAGCACTGAGCTACCGAGTCCAACCACTGAAATATccgatgaaaatttaaatagtttcATCACATATCTGAATAATCTCGCTGGTAATTATGAGATGGATGTTGATGTCATAGTCAAGGATCATTGTTATGCTCGAGCCTGGAACTGGAAGCCAGAGAATGTCTATGTGAAacctgtaaaaaaattatttttctcaaaaaacaCTTCAGCAAG TGCTACATACAGAAAGGATGAAGAAATCAATGTGGAAGATGTTGATAGCGAAATGATACCGCCTATTGACTTCACCAGAGTTCAACACATGATGGACGAATTTGAACGGTTAGCGATCTTTGCGCGGCCTGAGGAAGACGAAGACTGGGAGGATAAGATAGACAAAACTTTTTGGTCTCCAGTGCAGAATCGGATATTTTCCAAAGTGACTCGAGTACTGAGCTCGGAAAGGCTCAGCAGATTAGCTAAGACTGATAATGCGGCGGAATCGATTTTTCGAAGAACGTCGGTTGATATCGCGGCGAGGCGATTTCGGGAAACGTTAGCATCTACAGGATGGGACTGGAGACTGGCGCAATGGCTGcacaatttattattcgagCATCTGTCCCACGAATATCTGGCCATCTATCTCGATATCTTGCAAGTTCTAAGACTGAAAATTCCTCAACTAATCGATAAGATGATCGCCGTACAACCGAATATTAACTCCAAGACAGGTTCCATAACGTGGGAAACGCTCGGATCGCTCTTGAAGCGTTCCTGGGATCCGATCGCGCCGAGCTTGAACGGAATTAAACCT AAATTGCCCGGAAATCCAATCTTAATAATAGTACCGTCCGGCATTTCCCCGACCGTTTCTTCTCGTCAGCACAAGTGGATCACGCAATTAGGTACGTTAGGTACGGTCGTTACCGTTCATACACACATGGGATTGGCGGGCAACAGAATGACCATGCTGGTGTGCATGGATCAATTAGTTCAAGCTACGAGAGCCAAGATACAAGATGTCAGAAGCGACTGTCCAGGCAGGCCGATTATACTCGTGGGTTTCAACACTGGCTCGGCGCTTGCTTGTCAG gtCGCACAGATGGAACATGTAACCGCTGTTACTTGCATTGGATTTCCTTTTGCGACGGCTGAGGGGCAACGTGGCGCGCCCGACGACACGTTAATGGATATTCGCTGTCCCATTATGTTCATCATCGGGCAAAATGCCACACTCGTTAGAGCGGACGATTTGGAGGATCTCCGACAGAGGATACAGGTCCAGACGAGTCTGGTGGTCGTAGGCACGGCTGACGATCATCTCAGGATATCCACGACCAAGAAAGTACTCGAGGGCATCACTCAGAGTATGGTGGACAAATGTATACTGGATGAGATCGGCGATTTTATCGGTAGCATTCTACTGCAACCGCATCCATTGCCGCTGCGACCTACGATCACAACCAACGGCGATAACAAGACCAAGAAGGAGTCTCACAAACGGAGAAACTCCACTAGCAGTTCCGTGGAAAGCGAGCCTAATTCGCCGGTCACGAAGAAGTCCCGACCGAACTCGCCGGTATCTTCCGCGCTATCGGCTGGGACGAACACGGCGTCGAGCTCGACTTCCAAAATCAGTTCACTCAACACCCAATCTAATCTGGTGCAAGTGAGCGGACAGCAGACAAACCATTCTTCCACTATCAGACGAAAACGACCCACGAGCAATCAGAAAAATCAATTCGCGGAACATATGAAGACTTCTAAGCTTCCTGGACAG ACAAACATTAATGCGGAAAATGGCATAACGCTCAATATTGGTACACTGGCAAGTCTGGCGCCGATAGGGCCGATACGTCTGGCGCCCACCACTGTCAGCCAATCGCCTCCCAAAGCGTCCAAATCTTCGACGACGCCCAGCAAAGTACCGAAAATCATTTCAAACGTAGCGCTGCAGGGCATTCCCAAGATGAAGACGATAGTATCTTCTAACAAACCTTATTCAAACATGATATCAAGCAATTACAGACAAGTCAATATACCTGACAAAAACGGAGACGCAAAATTGGTCAACATTTTCACCACTGGAAATCAAATTAGAGTTAATACAAGTTCCGGAG CGGGAAGCGGCAAGTCGACCGCGACGAGTGGCACGCTATCGAATCTTTTGCAAAACGGAAAGAGCACCATTGCGCTCGCGAGCGCATCCTCCGCCCGTGTGTCATCGACTTCCAGTATTCTACTAACGACCACCAGTTCGCCGGCGAATAGTATACCGCCATCCACATCGACAGTTGCAAAAG cgaTGGAGGAGATGGGAATGTGCGGTGACTCTCACTTGTTGGACATATCGAAATTGGCGCACTTACCACGACAAGCGGCCGCATCCAACAATACCGATAACTCCCACAGTACGCCATGCGGTAACATAGTCATTGTCGAGAATTCCCTCCACAACAGAAGCGCGCCTTCGTCGGTGATAGTCCCGTTTAACAGCCAAAGCACCGGCAGCATTTTGCCCTTGTCCAACAAATTAAAGATCTCTCACAAGTCGATAAAGACCATGCCGAAGATCACGGTCAACGCCAACAATTTACAGAGACTGCAGAAGGGAAAGCCGCAGGGCGTCCAGAAGAAGAGTATCGCGAACGAGATCGATGACGATTTGGGGAATATATTGGACATACCGATAATATTCGCCAAGGACGACGACAACCTGAGCAACATCGACAAGATACCGGTCGTGACGCAGACGACGCTGGCCAAGGAGGCTCAGGAGAGGCCGAAGTTGAACACCACTAAGGTGGTTCTGATAAGTAACAAGCAGGACAAGCTGCAACAGACACCGAACAAGATCGGAGCAGCTCCCGCGCAAGCCGTCATATGTCCCAATATGCCCGTGCAAAATCTAAACCAGCTGATATTGCAGACGCGAGCGCAGAGCAGCGGTGTCCTGGCGAAGAACAGAATCGGCATGGCGATGGAAAATCGACTGGTGCAACCCACCGTGAAGTACACCAAGATCATCCTGGCGAAGAGAAACCCGCAGTCGCTTCAGCAGACCGAGAGAAGCGAGCAGTTGGTCGCGACGAGGACTGTGGAAGACATAGGCGCGCCTAAAATCCTGACCTTCGAGAAGGACGAGCACAGATACGTGCAGGCGCAACCTTCCAAGGCAGCGAGCGTTTGCGATCCTCTCACGGAGAACAATCCACTTACGGATAACGTGCTCGAGATCGAGGACGCTATTAAGACGAATATCATTGAACGCAAGTACCTGTCCGCGCCTGCAATTGACGCGATGTCGCTTGCGActctcgacgacgacgactgcGATATTTTGAATGAAACGAAGTTGGACGAGAAGGTGGACCTGGAACAGTCTACTCTTGATAATGCCAATGAAATGCAAACCTAG
- the LOC105672521 gene encoding phospholipid phosphatase 5: MSKVRGLQLSMGLWFDFLLRIFLAVLFVELEKAEPFTRKIHQDELWLYKNPRTESFVPTTILWPLVFIMPVAVICFFFIIHRNKVDLQQSTLSVTLALGFNGLITDILKLVVGRPRPDFFWRCFPDGQVNPTFKCTGDPVVIRDGKKSFPSGHSSFAFASFGFIALYLAGKLHAFSLAGKGQSWRLCMFLLPLCVALVIALSRTCDYHHHWQDVMVGSVIGYCLTYICYRHYYPSLDSPYCDKPYAALTLQTQSDIKSNKNEQIKWI; this comes from the exons ATGTCTAAAGTACGTGGACTTCAGCTTTCGATGGGGCTCTGGTTTGACTTTCTGCTACGTATCTTTCTGGCAGTGTTATTCGT AGAGCTGGAAAAAGCAGAACCATTTACTAGGAAAATTCATCAAGATGAGCTTTGGCTGTACAAAAATCCAAGAACAGAATCTTTTGTTCCAACTACGATATTATGG CCCCTTGTATTTATAATGCCAGTTGctgtaatttgttttttttttataatacatagaaATAAAGTTGATCTTCAACAATCAACATTATCTGTAACATTAGCCCTAGGGTTTAATGGTCTTATTACAGATATCTTAAAACTTGTAGTAG GACGTCCAAGACCAGATTTCTTCTGGCGGTGTTTTCCAGATGGACAAGTGAATCCAACATTCAAATGTACTGGAGATCCGGTTGTTATTAGGGATGGAAAGAAGTCATTCCCAAGCGGACATTCCTCGT ttGCGTTCGCAAGTTTTGGTTTCATCGCCTTATATCTAGCCGGAAAACTTCATGCATTTAGTTTAGCGGGAAAAGGACAATCGTGGAGATTGTGTATGTTTCTTCTGCCACTTTGCGTCGCTCTTGTTATCGCGTTAAGCAGGACATGTGATTATCACCATCATTGGCAAG ACGTGATGGTAGGGTCAGTAATAGGCTATTGCTTGACCTACATCTGCTACAGACATTATTACCCTTCGTTAGATTCGCCATATTGCGACAAACCGTATGCTGCGCTTACGTTGCAAACTCAATCAGACATTAAATCTAACAAGAATGAACAAATCAAGTGGATATAA
- the LOC105672516 gene encoding KAT8 regulatory NSL complex subunit 3 isoform X1, translating into MLAAMAVTPSTSVGSTELPSPTTEISDENLNSFITYLNNLAGNYEMDVDVIVKDHCYARAWNWKPENVYVKPVKKLFFSKNTSASATYRKDEEINVEDVDSEMIPPIDFTRVQHMMDEFERLAIFARPEEDEDWEDKIDKTFWSPVQNRIFSKVTRVLSSERLSRLAKTDNAAESIFRRTSVDIAARRFRETLASTGWDWRLAQWLHNLLFEHLSHEYLAIYLDILQVLRLKIPQLIDKMIAVQPNINSKTGSITWETLGSLLKRSWDPIAPSLNGIKPKKLPGNPILIIVPSGISPTVSSRQHKWITQLGTLGTVVTVHTHMGLAGNRMTMLVCMDQLVQATRAKIQDVRSDCPGRPIILVGFNTGSALACQVAQMEHVTAVTCIGFPFATAEGQRGAPDDTLMDIRCPIMFIIGQNATLVRADDLEDLRQRIQVQTSLVVVGTADDHLRISTTKKVLEGITQSMVDKCILDEIGDFIGSILLQPHPLPLRPTITTNGDNKTKKESHKRRNSTSSSVESEPNSPVTKKSRPNSPVSSALSAGTNTASSSTSKISSLNTQSNLVQVSGQQTNHSSTIRRKRPTSNQKNQFAEHMKTSKLPGQTNINAENGITLNIGTLASLAPIGPIRLAPTTVSQSPPKASKSSTTPSKVPKIISNVALQGIPKMKTIVSSNKPYSNMISSNYRQVNIPDKNGDAKLVNIFTTGNQIRVNTSSGAGSGKSTATSGTLSNLLQNGKSTIALASASSARVSSTSSILLTTTSSPANSIPPSTSTVAKAMEEMGMCGDSHLLDISKLAHLPRQAAASNNTDNSHSTPCGNIVIVENSLHNRSAPSSVIVPFNSQSTGSILPLSNKLKISHKSIKTMPKITVNANNLQRLQKGKPQGVQKKSIANEIDDDLGNILDIPIIFAKDDDNLSNIDKIPVVTQTTLAKEAQERPKLNTTKVVLISNKQDKLQQTPNKIGAAPAQAVICPNMPVQNLNQLILQTRAQSSGVLAKNRIGMAMENRLVQPTVKYTKIILAKRNPQSLQQTERSEQLVATRTVEDIGAPKILTFEKDEHRYVQAQPSKAASVCDPLTENNPLTDNVLEIEDAIKTNIIERKYLSAPAIDAMSLATLDDDDCDILNETKLDEKVDLEQSTLDNANEMQT; encoded by the exons atgCTAGCAGCCATGGCTGTGACACCATCAACTTCTGTAGGTAGCACTGAGCTACCGAGTCCAACCACTGAAATATccgatgaaaatttaaatagtttcATCACATATCTGAATAATCTCGCTGGTAATTATGAGATGGATGTTGATGTCATAGTCAAGGATCATTGTTATGCTCGAGCCTGGAACTGGAAGCCAGAGAATGTCTATGTGAAacctgtaaaaaaattatttttctcaaaaaacaCTTCAGCAAG TGCTACATACAGAAAGGATGAAGAAATCAATGTGGAAGATGTTGATAGCGAAATGATACCGCCTATTGACTTCACCAGAGTTCAACACATGATGGACGAATTTGAACGGTTAGCGATCTTTGCGCGGCCTGAGGAAGACGAAGACTGGGAGGATAAGATAGACAAAACTTTTTGGTCTCCAGTGCAGAATCGGATATTTTCCAAAGTGACTCGAGTACTGAGCTCGGAAAGGCTCAGCAGATTAGCTAAGACTGATAATGCGGCGGAATCGATTTTTCGAAGAACGTCGGTTGATATCGCGGCGAGGCGATTTCGGGAAACGTTAGCATCTACAGGATGGGACTGGAGACTGGCGCAATGGCTGcacaatttattattcgagCATCTGTCCCACGAATATCTGGCCATCTATCTCGATATCTTGCAAGTTCTAAGACTGAAAATTCCTCAACTAATCGATAAGATGATCGCCGTACAACCGAATATTAACTCCAAGACAGGTTCCATAACGTGGGAAACGCTCGGATCGCTCTTGAAGCGTTCCTGGGATCCGATCGCGCCGAGCTTGAACGGAATTAAACCT AAGAAATTGCCCGGAAATCCAATCTTAATAATAGTACCGTCCGGCATTTCCCCGACCGTTTCTTCTCGTCAGCACAAGTGGATCACGCAATTAGGTACGTTAGGTACGGTCGTTACCGTTCATACACACATGGGATTGGCGGGCAACAGAATGACCATGCTGGTGTGCATGGATCAATTAGTTCAAGCTACGAGAGCCAAGATACAAGATGTCAGAAGCGACTGTCCAGGCAGGCCGATTATACTCGTGGGTTTCAACACTGGCTCGGCGCTTGCTTGTCAG gtCGCACAGATGGAACATGTAACCGCTGTTACTTGCATTGGATTTCCTTTTGCGACGGCTGAGGGGCAACGTGGCGCGCCCGACGACACGTTAATGGATATTCGCTGTCCCATTATGTTCATCATCGGGCAAAATGCCACACTCGTTAGAGCGGACGATTTGGAGGATCTCCGACAGAGGATACAGGTCCAGACGAGTCTGGTGGTCGTAGGCACGGCTGACGATCATCTCAGGATATCCACGACCAAGAAAGTACTCGAGGGCATCACTCAGAGTATGGTGGACAAATGTATACTGGATGAGATCGGCGATTTTATCGGTAGCATTCTACTGCAACCGCATCCATTGCCGCTGCGACCTACGATCACAACCAACGGCGATAACAAGACCAAGAAGGAGTCTCACAAACGGAGAAACTCCACTAGCAGTTCCGTGGAAAGCGAGCCTAATTCGCCGGTCACGAAGAAGTCCCGACCGAACTCGCCGGTATCTTCCGCGCTATCGGCTGGGACGAACACGGCGTCGAGCTCGACTTCCAAAATCAGTTCACTCAACACCCAATCTAATCTGGTGCAAGTGAGCGGACAGCAGACAAACCATTCTTCCACTATCAGACGAAAACGACCCACGAGCAATCAGAAAAATCAATTCGCGGAACATATGAAGACTTCTAAGCTTCCTGGACAG ACAAACATTAATGCGGAAAATGGCATAACGCTCAATATTGGTACACTGGCAAGTCTGGCGCCGATAGGGCCGATACGTCTGGCGCCCACCACTGTCAGCCAATCGCCTCCCAAAGCGTCCAAATCTTCGACGACGCCCAGCAAAGTACCGAAAATCATTTCAAACGTAGCGCTGCAGGGCATTCCCAAGATGAAGACGATAGTATCTTCTAACAAACCTTATTCAAACATGATATCAAGCAATTACAGACAAGTCAATATACCTGACAAAAACGGAGACGCAAAATTGGTCAACATTTTCACCACTGGAAATCAAATTAGAGTTAATACAAGTTCCGGAG CGGGAAGCGGCAAGTCGACCGCGACGAGTGGCACGCTATCGAATCTTTTGCAAAACGGAAAGAGCACCATTGCGCTCGCGAGCGCATCCTCCGCCCGTGTGTCATCGACTTCCAGTATTCTACTAACGACCACCAGTTCGCCGGCGAATAGTATACCGCCATCCACATCGACAGTTGCAAAAG cgaTGGAGGAGATGGGAATGTGCGGTGACTCTCACTTGTTGGACATATCGAAATTGGCGCACTTACCACGACAAGCGGCCGCATCCAACAATACCGATAACTCCCACAGTACGCCATGCGGTAACATAGTCATTGTCGAGAATTCCCTCCACAACAGAAGCGCGCCTTCGTCGGTGATAGTCCCGTTTAACAGCCAAAGCACCGGCAGCATTTTGCCCTTGTCCAACAAATTAAAGATCTCTCACAAGTCGATAAAGACCATGCCGAAGATCACGGTCAACGCCAACAATTTACAGAGACTGCAGAAGGGAAAGCCGCAGGGCGTCCAGAAGAAGAGTATCGCGAACGAGATCGATGACGATTTGGGGAATATATTGGACATACCGATAATATTCGCCAAGGACGACGACAACCTGAGCAACATCGACAAGATACCGGTCGTGACGCAGACGACGCTGGCCAAGGAGGCTCAGGAGAGGCCGAAGTTGAACACCACTAAGGTGGTTCTGATAAGTAACAAGCAGGACAAGCTGCAACAGACACCGAACAAGATCGGAGCAGCTCCCGCGCAAGCCGTCATATGTCCCAATATGCCCGTGCAAAATCTAAACCAGCTGATATTGCAGACGCGAGCGCAGAGCAGCGGTGTCCTGGCGAAGAACAGAATCGGCATGGCGATGGAAAATCGACTGGTGCAACCCACCGTGAAGTACACCAAGATCATCCTGGCGAAGAGAAACCCGCAGTCGCTTCAGCAGACCGAGAGAAGCGAGCAGTTGGTCGCGACGAGGACTGTGGAAGACATAGGCGCGCCTAAAATCCTGACCTTCGAGAAGGACGAGCACAGATACGTGCAGGCGCAACCTTCCAAGGCAGCGAGCGTTTGCGATCCTCTCACGGAGAACAATCCACTTACGGATAACGTGCTCGAGATCGAGGACGCTATTAAGACGAATATCATTGAACGCAAGTACCTGTCCGCGCCTGCAATTGACGCGATGTCGCTTGCGActctcgacgacgacgactgcGATATTTTGAATGAAACGAAGTTGGACGAGAAGGTGGACCTGGAACAGTCTACTCTTGATAATGCCAATGAAATGCAAACCTAG
- the slmb gene encoding beta-TrCP: protein MINMETDKIIDDTNASLQYPMTILYDPSCKKEPSTGVSTQYGQEREICMKFFERWTEPEQVHFVEQLLARMCHYQHGHINAYLKPMLQRDFISLLPKKGLDHVAESILSYLDAKSLVSAELVCKEWHRVISEGMLWKKLIERKVRTDSVWRGLAERRGWIQYLFKPRPGESHPNHNFYRSLYPKIVKDIESIENNWRMGRFNLQRINCRSENSKGVYCLQYDDQKIVSGLRDNTIKIWDRNTLQCIKVLTGHTGSVLCLQYDDKAIISGSSDSTVRVWDANTGEMVNTLIHHCEAVLHLRFNNGMMVTCSKDRSIAVWDMTSQTEIALRRVLVGHRAAVNVVDFDEKYIVSASGDRTIKVWNTSNCEFVRTLNGHKRGIACLQYRDRLVVSGSSDNTIRLWDIECGACLRVLEGHEELVRCIRFDSKHIVSGAYDGKIKVWDLVAALDPRAVASTLCLRTLVEHTGRVFRLQFDEFQIVSSSHDDTILIWDFLNYNPSSGSVCSGRLPMDGAPIQSDTRSPSPFE, encoded by the exons ATGATCAACATGGAAACGGACAAGATTATCGACGATACGAACGCCAGTCTGCAG TATCCGATGACAATACTGTACGATCCTAGTTGCAAGAAAGAACCGTCTACGGGGGTGTCCACGCAGTATGGACAGGAAAGAGAAATCTGTATGAAGTTCTTCGAAAGATGGACCGAGCCGGAGCAAGTGCACTTTGTCGAACAGCTGTTAGCGCGAATGTGTCATTATCAGCATGGGCATATCAATGCGTATCTCAAGCCGATGTTGCAGAGAGACTTTATCTCACTTTTGCCAA aaaaaggACTGGATCACGTGGCAGAAAGTATTCTCTCGTACTTGGACGCCAAGTCGCTAGTTTCCGCCGAGTTAGTATGCAAGGAATGGCACAGAGTGATCAGCGAAGGGATGCTCTGGAAGAAGTTGATCGAGCGCAAGGTTCGGACGGATTCGGTTTGGAGAGGGTTGGCTGAAAGAAGAGGATG GATACAATACCTCTTCAAACCGAGACCGGGCGAGAGTCATCCCAATCACAATTTCTACAGGTCTCTCTATCCGAAAATCGTCAAAGACATCGAAAGTATAGAGAACAACTGGAGAATGGGCCGGTTCAATCTCCAGCGAATCAATTGCCGTAGCGAGAACTCGAAGGGCGTCTACTGCCTGCAATACGACGATCAAAAGATTGTTTCCGGGTTGAGAGACAACACGATTAAGATCTGGGATAGAAATACTTTGCAGTGCATCAAGGTGTTAACGGGACACACGGGTTCCGTACTGTGTTTGCAATATGACGACAAAGCTATAATATCTGGTTCATCGGACAGCACCGTAAGAGTTTGGGATGCTAACACGGGCGAGATGGTCAACACGCTCATTCACCATTGCGAGGCGGTGCTGCATCTTAGATTCAACAACGGCATGATGGTTACTTGTTCAAAG GATCGTTCAATAGCAGTTTGGGATATGACGTCGCAGACGGAGATTGCGTTGAGAAGAGTGTTAGTGGGACACAGAGCAGCAGTAAACGTGGTCGATTTCGACGAGAAATATATAGTTTCTGCCAGTGGTGATAGGACTATCAAAGTATGGAACACGTCTAACTGCGAGTTCGTGCGAACGTTGAATGGACATAAACGCGGTATAGCGTGTTTGCAATATAGGGATCGCTTAGTAGTTAGTGGTAGTAGTGACAATACTATACGACTGTGGGACATCGAGTGCGGCGCATGCCTACGTGTTCTAGAAGGCCACGAAGAACTAGTGAGATGTATTCGGTTTGATAGCAAGCACATCGTCAGCGGCGCTTACGATGG caaaattaaagtttgGGATTTGGTAGCAGCTCTAGATCCTCGTGCCGTTGCCAGTACACTTTGCTTGCGCACCTTAGtg GAACACACAGGACGTGTATTTCGTCTTCAATTTGACGAGTTCCAGATTGTCTCATCCTCCCACGATGATACGATACTCATTTGGGATTTCCTTAATTACAATCCCTCAAGTGGCAGTGTATGCAGTGGACGTTTACCAATGGATGGAGCGCCAATTCAATCTGACACTAGATCTCCCTCCC